The following DNA comes from SAR324 cluster bacterium.
CTCTTTGGGGAGAACAAATTCGACAGGAAGGCCGAAGGTGTTCTTGGAACGTGAGGCAGAGCCTGACCAGTAAGTGGCCAAGTCGAATTCATTGGCAGAGAAGAACTGATTCCACTCATCTTCTGAGGACCAAAAGGTCCGAATTTGAGGTTTCAACGCCCGTAGCTTTTCGCGGATGGCATTCAGATCACTCGGATTGTTGATGTCTTGACCCAAAGCGACAGCTGCCAGTTGCACAGCTTCCACCGCATCGTCCCGCCAGCCTACTCTTCCAGCGTTTTTTGGATCCCACAGGACTTCTATTGAATCCGGTGTCTGCTGAAAATCACCAGTATCTATTGCAAAAGAAGTTACCCCCCAAACCCAGGCAACTCCATAGTTCATACCATCAGCGACAAGCTTTGGGTCGTTGCGCATGCCTGGCGAAAGATCATCTACATTTGCCATTCCTGTTGCATCAATCGCTTCAATCAAACCTTCTTTGGCGGCTTGCCCCGTGTAGGCACTATTGATCAAAACCACATCATACACTCCGGGGTTGGTTCTGAGCTTCGTCAGCATTTCCTGTTCGGAGTTGAAGTAATCATGAACTACATCAATGCCAGTGCGCTCCTTAAACATTTCGAGGGCCCAGGCTTCATCAGTCCCATATCCCTGCC
Coding sequences within:
- a CDS encoding extracellular solute-binding protein produces the protein MSFRVLLKLIAFQCLIVLILGSSVIGAAEIRVLNWQGYGTDEAWALEMFKERTGIDVVHDYFNSEQEMLTKLRTNPGVYDVVLINSAYTGQAAKEGLIEAIDATGMANVDDLSPGMRNDPKLVADGMNYGVAWVWGVTSFAIDTGDFQQTPDSIEVLWDPKNAGRVGWRDDAVEAVQLAAVALGQDINNPSDLNAIREKLRALKPQIRTFWSSEDEWNQFFSANEFDLATYWSGSASRSKNTFGLPVEFVLPKEGAIGWLDGLSIPTNAPNRNEAKAFINFMIDPDFYVRWDTEVGAPTSANAKAVSMLPAEAFNRTAFSDSKKVAKVQFMGPMEDALREEIVELWQETKAYFQN